GCTCCGAAGTGTGAGCAAGCAAGACATGCAAGTATGAACAGAACAGACAATTTAAAGTTTTTTTAATCACGCAACTCGCCCTTCGTTGATACAGTAAAAGTCCAAACTGAGGGCCCGCCATCAAAGAACAATCTAGAGGGCCCCAATTTTGGATGGTCAAATTCGATGTTTCCATTCATGCAAAACAGACTTTGCAGGAATGTCACCCCAAACCCATCAGGTAGCAAAACAGCCCAAATAGCATGGTCTCAATCCATCTCTAGGGTTCTAATATGAGATAATTTCACGTGGGGGGGGACACCCAAATAGAGGGCTGAAGGCGAGGGGGGCTGCTAAGAACAAACGGACCTTGAAGGCGATGTAGTCGTTGGTGTGATTCGACAGCTGCATGGAGCACGAGATCTGCTTATTCAACTCGACTGCTCACGAGAAACACCAGTAAGGTCAGGAACCAATCGATCCGCGCCCACAGAAAGAAGGGGGGAAAAACGGTTTTTTTTCCTCCAAACCAAGAAGAAAAGAATAAAGCGGGAGACAGGGGAGTGGCAGGCATACAGGGGAAGCGTAGCTCGAGGGGTTCCACGCGTAGGAGCTCGCCGGCGGTGGCAGGGGCGGGGGTGGCCATTGCCGGATCAAAAGAGGTAGAGAGAGACACGGCGCGAGGAGAGAGAAGGGGGAGATCTCGGGGGGTGGTGTGGCCTGGTGGGTGAGGAGAGAGATGAAGGGTGGGAAAAGAAGTAGTATTAATTTCGCTCTGGTTTTCCAGCTTTGGTCTTCGTAATTGCAGGTATCCGTTCCGTTCTCTCCCTACTTTGACAGCAGgacaaaatatattttataactgTAGATTTTTGCTaagagcaggtacaataatgggtttatagccaagctaatgctgatgtggaggagagaagagaggagagagatgatagcttggctcttAGTTAAGCACCAAGCTGGGCACGGATGCATAGGTAGTAGTGCACCCAAAAAGCAAATGTTGtgagaaaaaagaagaaagagaatgtgttttagagacaagtaggagcaacttattgtataacttggctctaattatttggcttatagccaagcacttggctctattattgaccttgctctaATAGGAGTCCTAATCCCAAACGCTAGCTCGGTGGACCATTGTAGTAACAAACTGATTGATGAAGTAGGAGTACAtattccctcaaaaaaaaaagtaggagTACATATTTGTTGGGTGGTGAAATCGGATTAGTACAGGGACTTAAGTTGCTTTTTATAATTACTTTGTTTATATCCTAATAGTTTTGTATGTATAGTGGAGTGTGGTATAACTATCGTGGTTtgttctaagagcatctccaataatTTAGCAAATGACTTTCTATCTataatttttttagcaaaatgacAAAAaatcatctccaacagtttagtATCCCAATTTTCTATCTTTTCTAATTTAGCATATCTCTCAGTCTAGCTCGCAAATATGCACGCGGACTCTGTGCTTTGCATCAGTCTTTCTCCTCATGCTTCGCGGGACTCTTCGTTTCGTTAGCAGATTTTTGGAAATGGAATTTgtgaaactgttggagatgagatcatttttttcttatattattttagaagttGACAAACAACAAGATTTGAGAAACGAATTTTGTCAGAAAAAAAGTTAGAGATGCTTAAATAGCTATACTCGTTCATTTGCGAATATTAAAGGCTAAAATGTTATGTTCCTTTAATTAAAACAAACTGTTGAAATATATTGTAAACAAAACTTGTTGGGAAGTAGTGAGGTTGGTGTGAAAATTTAGAACCAAGTGGTTGTgtctttttatatttttggtttGGCTTGCTTTCTAAAAGAAAAGTATTTCTAGTTAAATTAATGGTGTTTCTACCAAAGAGCCTAAGCTATTAAGCTAACATGAGCCTTAATAGCATCTCATGTCATTCGATTCGTCACGGGAGTAAATATTTTAGGATTTAACAACGTTGTATTTTCAGTAGTAGACGATGGACCCATTGACATCAAGACGTTTGCAGTAACTTCGTTAATCTCGATGATTTGTTGGTTCAATCTTTGAAGATGATGTGTAACTCTAAAAAATAGTGTTCCAAATAGATGGACTTGGTTTGGTAGATGCAATGTTTTCTAAGCAAGACCTTTTTATTGTTGAGTTATCTTTTCAGACGTTGTTGCTTTCACTAATATAATTTTTTGCAACACCTCAAAACGATTTTTCGAGTACGTAGAAATAGAGAGATGTTTCTTAACTGTTTCAACGGAGATAGAGAGGGAGGCGGGTTTTGTAGTTGTTTCAACTAAACAACTTATGACTTTATTATGACACGTAGCTCACGATAGCTTTCTCGTAGCTCAAAACTTTCCACAACTCATAGCTAAACCAAACTAACCCTAACGAAGTTATATTGAAGAGTATTGCCATCTACAGCAAAAGTGATAAAACTATGAAAGCATATTAATGCATCTTGTGGTGCTTATTTGATAGCATaaactttttttatataaatttcatATTATAGGACCACTCGAAATCCATTTCTATTTAGGACTAAAAGTAGTAGATTGTATCTTCTTGCTCCATGCATGGAAACAACTAgttctgttcgcttgagcttttcTACCGAATCTGTCAGGCATTCAGCagcgtttttctctcataacaaatcagcgaaccgTACTTTCAGCCATAGCTTTTCTGCCAAGCGAACCTAATATTGTATGTGTGGAGTATTTCTATCTAAGAGTCTAAAACTCAAAGAAAATGCATGTGATGTATATGAAGGAAGATGTATAATTCCTTCGTTGGAGCTAAGATTGATTTACTTAAATTGGATGAATTTTACATTATCATTATTTTCTACTTTTGTGTTTTCATGTTATAGAAAGCGCACAAAAATCTAGAGCGTCGAGTTAATTTCTATAAATCTAGCTTGGTAATGTATTTGTAATATTATAGACGTTAACATTTTGTTTTATATAACTCTGTCATAGCTAGATAAGCTTGACCTAAACAAAACTAGAAACAACATACATTTTATAATGAAAGGGAGTATATTGTATAATTTATTTTCTCCTCGTCAAATCCCAGCCATATTGCTATGTAGGTTGCTTATTATCGTTGTAAGCATCTAATCCCCTAAGTTAGTGTGTTTTGGTGGTTAATGACAACCATGCAAATATggctaacgtgtgttttgtaggAACATTGTTTTGATGCTAGGTCACAACACATGAGAAGATTAAGTCCCCCAAATATCAATGAGAAGGCAATCAAGGACTCGTGGTTAAAAGGTGAAAAATCTATCAAGAGTCAAGTATAACTAGAGAGGGATTTGAGTGCTTGTAGCTCGATCAAGTGATCCGTTGGCATAGATATGTGAACCTGGCGACCAGTGGTCCAAAGAGCTAAATTGTTAAGGAATCAAGTTTGACTCGGATCAGATCAAGGATGAAGAAATTACAGTCGAGACAAGTTTAGTCCACAAGTTATACAAATGAACACACAGAAACAGTGAAATTTTGGTGTCCAGCCAAGTGTGTTTGAGATAGATACTATAGTACCGAAGGTTGGACGACCCGGATAGGGTGAAAAAGAGATGAGCAAACAATAATGTTGTAGTCAAGCCAGAAGCAATTGTGTAGGCACTGTTCGACTCATCATGTTGATGGTATAGACAACGTGTGCTCAGAAACCAAATGATGACCAGCCAAAATGATACAAGAAGGGTGATTGCACTTTCGGTGGCAATTGTTCAAATCTACATGATAGACGATTCAAAAAATGAAGTTGTTGTGAATGTCAGCCAATTGACATAGGCTAGGTTTTCTAATAGTGAAGAATATCACGCAAGACAATAGGTTGGACAAACTGACCATTCTTTCTATGAGCATTGGTCAAAAGATTGACAACTGATGGCGTCAGCTAGCTATTGTGGACATACTGTTCAAATACTGTCAAGATGGTCCAATCATGCTTTTGTTCGATTGTTGTGTGTGCTAATCTGTATGCTACTTTTTCTACACCTTTTCAACTACTCTCAATAGTTATCTATGGGGATATGGCCTATATAAACATCGTATGGCGCTTCACTAGTCGTCATTTGCCCGTGTAGACTATGGAACCTTGGATACATCATAGAAACCAATAAAGAGGGGAGTGGTGCAAAAGACTAAGTGTAAACTTTATTGCTTAGGACCTCAATATTCATGTGATCGATGCTTATCCTTATTGTATGAGACTTGTAGGTAGTCTTAGTGATTGTAGTGGTTCATGAGCTAGAGCACGTGAGATCTTTGTGGCCTTTTGGTGAAGCCCTCCATGGTCTCCCAATGCCTTGACCCTCTAACCTACGTATGGAGTGATAATTTTGTCACATACGATGTGTAAGGGACATGAAGACAATGGCAGACCTAGAATTTTGTAAATACTAAGGCCAAATTGACCATAATCTATATGTGTTGTGCGGTGGAGTTTATTTTTGTTAAAAACAGAGTAGATGTAGTAGTAGAATTGGAGGATTCAATTATTTTGTAAATTGGATCAGGACCTTCTTGAGGACGCGGGAGGACTCGATGAAGCGTTGGTTGATCTTCTGCTCCTTCCTCTCATCAATGATGTGGTCTTGCGGCCTGCACATAGATGAATCTCACGCTCGACGATGATTTGTACACTAGATCAGGCGCCAGTGGTTGCCTATTGGCCAAACTATGGCACAATGACAAGGCAATAGCAGACGACGAGCACTAGCTACGAGCGGCGGTGTGAGTGAGCGTGCATCTGCGTGAGAGAGGTAAGACAACAAAATGTGTCAGATCCTAATCTGCCTGGACTGGTTGGCTTGGAAGCTATTGATTAAACTCACCTAGCCTACCTGGTCCACGACTAGGGCTTTGGCTCTATTGGCTCTAGGCCTAAGTCCGCCAATGCACGAAGATGCATTCCTTTATGGAGAAACTCTATAGTGCAAACGATGTCGTGATTTAGAGAGTCAGAGTTAGGACAATGATGAGACTTAGTGACTCACCACACTTGTCTTGGTTGGCAGTGACCTAAAAAGACTCGATGACTGAGAGCATATATATACCTCGGTGAAGCTCCAACATGGACTAGGGGTTGCGTTTTGACAAATGATACCTTGAAAAATTATAATTGTATTCTTATCTCTCTTTACATCCTTGCATTACTTTCTTGTCTTAGCTTTTTTCCAACATGTATTTTTCTTGCACTACTTTCTCATGTTTAAAAAGTAAGCATGATTGGGAGGTAAGAGAATATAAACAGAATCAAAACAAAAAGCGAGTAAGGCCTTGTCTAGTTCCAAaacttttttggttttcggaactgtagcactatagcactttcgtttttatttgacaaacattatccaattatagagtaactagggttaaaagattcatctcgcgatttacagataaactgtgcaattagtttttatttttgtctatatttagtgcttcatgtatgtgccgcaagattcgatgtaatggggcattttgaaaagtttttagtttttggggagcatctccaacaatttgctAAAAAACGTTTGCTAAATCTTGTGTTTTGGCAAGTTGCTAAAAGATTTGACAAGTAAAATAATTtgtcatctccaacagtttgccaatTAAACTTGCCAAATTATGAAAAAAAACACCCACTAAACTACCAACTACTAGATCGATGGATCCATGCCCTTTGTCTGCTCGCGAGAGTTCTGTTGTCCGTCGCGTCCTCTCATGTTGTCGTCGCGCCACTGCCGTAGTACACCGCAGGGCCAGCCACCTCTTCCTCCACGGTGTACAAGTGACCAAGCCGGCCATCTCCAGGATCTCCTCCTCTACGATCAGCTCTCAGTACCAGTACCAGCACATGTCATCGCTATCGAGCAGCTGTACAACACCTATGCAGCAACAAGCAGGCCGACAGGTTTCAGGCAATAAAAACTTTTCTGTCAATTTCTACCAGCGACAAGACAGGGAGCAGCTCGGCATATAATGTGCAGGCGAATCTCAGCAGCAGCTCGGCAGGGAGTACGGGTCAGAACTTTCACCTGGCGCGCGGGAAAGGAAGCCAAGACAGGAATCGTGCGATGGCAAGTGCTTCTGCGCAGCGGAAACCTACACGCGCGgctgaaaaaaatggacaagcgaAACAATTTGGCAAGTGAGaataccaaactgttggagcaAGTTTTTTTGCCTTTTTTACCAAATTTTTTAGGATGACAAgtgttttagcaaactgttggagatgctctaaacaagacctaaaattaCTATGAAATGAATCTTGAATAGAAGGGAACtaaaaaaaagtttgtttaTGTACGAACATCGAACTAAATTCAGACCATCCACACAGATTGAAAGGTGCTGGTAATCCCCCGAGTCACAGATCGGACCGTCCATTCGCTTGGCAAATCATCTCCCGCCGTCAGATCTAGGTCGGCCGGCCCATCAGCCATCCTATAAAACCTCTCCTCCATCTCTCCTCCTCACCCCCTTCCACGCCGCCACGCCAGAGAGGAAGAGCGCGCGGAGAGCCAGAGCCCGGGAgaagcggcggccggcggcaaGATGGTGCAGCGGCTCACCTACCGGAAGCGGCATAGCTACGCCACCAAATCCAACCAGACCCGCGTCGTCAAGACCCCTGGTAAGTCCCGCGGCCTCGCCCTCGCGTGGTCGATCCCGCGTTGTTTCTGTTCGTGCGGGTTGTGGAGATAGGATTCTCGATGCTCTGCTCATGTCTTTGTTAGCAGTTAGATGGATCTGCGCGAGGGATTTATGACCATTCACATCGGACATCGCACTGTTGCCGTTTAATTTTACGCGTTATTTTCTCGGATCTTGACTCTCGTTGTTGTTGATTAGGCGGGAGGCTTGTGTACCAGTACACCAAGAAGCGCGCGAGCGGACCGAAGTGCCCCGTCACCGGGAAGAAGATCCAAGGAGTATGTTCCGCCCACCTTTCTGTTATATCCACTTGTTCTTCTTGCGTTAGGTCGCTGCATCATGTTCTATGCAAGGATTTTTCATTTTGAATGCTGCGTGATCAACCTACCTAGGCTAGGAGTTCCTGACGGAGCATGTATTTGAATTGTGGCATTAGTATTTTGTGTAGCTTATTATGGCTCATATTCCTGTGAAGTGTGATAACAAACTAGGGGTTGAGGTGCACCTATTCTTGTTGAACCATGCTTTGGGCTCTTGGTTGGAACGATTTGTTATTCCTAAATCTAAAAGTATGCTTTAGCCTCTTGGTAAACTGTATTTATAGCGTATACCAAATATTTGAGTGCTTAATTGACTGTTATGATAGTAATTTTGAACCATAGGTATAATGCTGGTTTTATTTCATGCTTGAGATTTTGCATTGGTTTTGATCCTTAGGCCCTAGCTTGCTGTAAAACGTGCTGCTGGAGCTGGTTAATTTGCATGGCATATCTGTAAACGTATCTATCTGTGGTACTGGTACTATATTATTTATTCCAGGGCAGTGTACACATAACACATTTGTCACAATGTATTGTGTTGGGCGTGTTTTTCTTGAGTCTAGGTTGTTGTCCTGATCTGCCTGTCCttttgttttgagttttttggCCAATGATTATATATTTATAACTGACAAGCATATGTCTGAATTTTCATGTTGATTAATCTTAATCTTCTATATGAGGCCTTCCAATGGCATGTCTTTTTCTTGTTATCTTAGTTTGGAAGCCTGAAATTTTCCCCAAAATATACTTTTAACTTGCATGCTTATTAGTTGTGTTTAATTCTTGTGATGGTTGGCTTGCATCTTTATTATGGTTCAATTCCTGTGAGCTGGAGTAAAGGGTAGGATGAATTGATCCATGTTCATGATATTGGTTGATGTTAATACTAGATAGGTGTCCATCCCGATCTAAATGATTGCTAGAGCATGCATTCATCTTTAATGAAGATATTAGCATCTTCTGCTGTTTGTTTAGAACAAATCAGGATGGCAGAGAGATTGTGAGCTTTGATGCCAATTACATGATTGCATTGTGTACTTTGTAAATTAATTGTGAGCTTGGTGGGCCTCTTTTCTGGCCCTGGTGCCTGTACATGTTATGAAATGACTATGATGCATGGTTATCGTCCCAGTTCATAACCCGAACAAGTATCCCTACTGGTTGGTTTGCTGATTTATTACTCCCACTTGTTCGGGTTATGAACTGGCACTGATTCTGGGTACACACCAGCACATAATTGCTTCTTTTTGTGTAGCACATGTTATTATTATGAATGTCAGGACACTGTTATTGGATCCCTTTGGTTTTCCTGGCTGTTAAGACGTTCTTTGTTGATGTTGATTTCTCATCTATGCTTTCACCTTACAAACATGTTTTCTGGTAACTTTCAAATTGCTGTTCCAGTTTGAACCAAATGTACTCCCCATGTTTTTTTCCTGGCAAACTACTGGGCCTATGATTACTGAGAAACATGACAAGCATATGTCTGAATCTTTCATGTGGATTCTGCCTAATCTTCTCTATGAGGCCCTTTGTATTGGAACCAAATCACAGGTTTGGAGCTAGATTTCAGATTTCATTAGCCTTGGCACAAACCATGTCAGGTTGGGGATACATATAGAGTAGCATACTTGTCCTTAAGAAATGATTAGCTACAACATATTCTAAGTAGATGCTAAAGCAAGATAAGATGGGTGTCATAGGCACCAACTACTCTTTAAGATAAGCACATCCCCCTAAGTCTTGTGAGGCGCCTTATGGGGAATTTGAACCATCCCAATTTTGGCGCGGAGCTCCTAGAACTTGACCTGCCCAAGGGCCTGTAAGTCTTGTGCTTATCTTAGGACTAGTTAGTGCTTATGCCAGCATCTTATCTTACTTTGCTTTAGCATCTACTTAGAATATCTTTAATCCTTTCTTAAGGACCAAGTATGTTACTCCATATGTATCTCCAACCTGCCATAGTTTGCGGCAAGGCTAATGAAATTTGAAAACTACCCCCAAACCTTAGATTTGGTTCCAACACTTTGCACTCGTATATCCTCCCCCCTCCCCCCATTTTTTAAATTTATAATTTTGATGTTCAAAGCAATCAATCTGTTGGCTCCTTTGCTATCCTCTATTTATTTGCTATCTTTGTTGGTGCCTTCAGGTGGTGAGGTTTGGATGATGATCAGTTGCATAGTTCAAATGATCAGTAATGACTATGATTACACTGAATTGTCTTTCGCTCCTAACTGACAAACCTTCTGACCACCTGATTTTGCCTGGTAGTCTTGGAGGTTTTTTTGTGTATCACTATCTTTAGGACACTGATTTTTTGAAACTTCAATTCGGAAGTTCTATGACTCGTTGGCACACATGTCAATGGAGATTGCTTTTGTTGAGTATTTCGCTACATCAGCTGTACATGTCAATGGAGATTGCTTTTGTTTGAGTACTTCACTACACATCAGCTGCACACCATATTTAACTGCTTCTCATAAATACTGTGTATGCTTGAATTGCAGATTCCACACCTGAGACCTGCTGAGTACAAGAGGTCCAGGTTGTCAAGGAACCGCAGGACTGTGAACCGTCCATATGGTGGTGTTCTGTCTGGTACTGCAGTTAGAGAGAGGTGATCATTCTTCCACATCTCATGCTTGTCTGTTAAAATGTTGATTAATGGTGAAACTAAGCCACCCGCACATCTCAGGATCATCCGTGCCTTTTTggtcgaggagcagaagatcgTGAAGAAGGTGTTGAAGATCCAAAAGACCAAGGACAAGGCCTCCAAGAGCTAGACACTATTGCAATATAGGCATTTACCACAATGTTTAAGTCAAATTCGAATTTGTTTCGGCAAGAAATTTTCTCGTGGGTTTGGGGAATCCTGGTACTTATGCTAGTATGTGAGATGGATGTGGTTGTTTAAATTTTGAGCGTAAGTTGCAGATCCTTTTTAAGTTTTGTAACTCAAGTTCGGTGGAATGTTTTTTCACTTGGCTATGTGGATGTCAGATATTTTGTTAATGTTGCTTGCCCAGTTGCTCCAGTTTTCGCCGTCAAATCGACCTCTTAGCACTCAACGCTGAGCGTATCTTTAGTTTTCAAAGCTTATATATTGTCTCCTGATTAAATCATCTATTATAGGCATAATAAAAGAGGTCATCTATTGTAGGCTGCCGGCAAAAAGGAACTTACATAAACAAATGTTTCTGATGGTGCATTTGTATATTACTACTATTTGTTAAttgttatatttatttattatatttatcAAATTTTTGATTGTGAAAGGAGTATCTGCCGGGTGAATTAAATATTTCGAGGCAACAGTGGACGCATACAATCCTCGCGCATACAGATGGGTTGGAAGActttgccttgtttagtttttaaggTCGTATGTCACATCGAAGTCTGtgacacatgtataaaacattaaatctaaaaagtttttacatTGCCTTACGTGGTTTCTTTTTCTCTCCCTGGATTCCTTTGCCGCCGCGCTGTGCTACAACCCCTACTTAAAGCTTCACTGCagctgtttttttattttttaacttTTTTTGAGAGATTCTTTCAAATATATTCCTAGCAGAATGCTTTAAAAAAATAAACCTTCAGCTTAGCCCTATTGCCATTGGTGCCAAGATTGTTACGCCAACACATACGTGGAGGTGACGTGGTGTGTATTTTGATACTGTTATTATTGGCGTCAAGCCATTGGTGTTGGCGCCAAGCCTCAACtctttaggccagtctcaatgtaaTGTTTCATGTCACTGTTTCCTCCAATATTATTAGTCTTGAAAACTGGAGCATAAAACAGCCTCTCTCAATGGGATAGTTTCTTTTCGTTGTTTCACATCCTGTAGCATTTAATTCTTGTGTGTTGCTGAGATTAAATATGCTCGATGACTCTGCAGCCGTTTGTTGTGTCCAAATTAAACTTTCATCGAGTACGGCTACAACGGCTTGGGAGGGGAATCAAATTGTGTCTATCCATCCATACGTCAGCCGTATCACACGTTCCCTAGTGCCAGCGAGTGGGgccaaagaaataaaaaaaacttgtcaaaaaaaagaaaaaaaaaaaggctctAGAAGCTCCCTGTGAGGTCGTGTGACCTGTGCTGCCATCCACTCGTTCCCGGCCCCTTCCCTTGCTCACGCACCACCCATCTCACACTAGAGCAGTTCCCTGTGCGTTGACTAGAGAAAGCTGCAGGATTCGTCGCCATAGCTGCTGGATGCGTCTACGGCAAGATGTGTGGTGCCATGGCTAGGGCATCTCAAGCCGGTGGCCGCGGGATCCACAGGCGCAATGGTGGTGGGAGCTTCGGACAAGTCGAGGTAGACAACATCGATTCGGCCGGAGAAGCTGGATCTGCGTGCGTCAGCGACATCGACTCCGCGAGATGCTGCAGGCCGACAAGCGAAGCAGGCAAGCCGTCCAGCCTCTCGTCATCGTCGGACTAGCAGCAACGTGCTCCGGCAAAGGATCTCCGATGATGAAACTCTTCCCCTCAACGCGCGTTTCACGCGATTGGAAACACCGCCAACTCGTTTATGAAACgttttccttctctctcctcccaGTTTCATGCAAAAAAGCTGATGTGGCGCcgccctatttaatgtgcatgaaacatCCCATGAAACcctattgagactggccttagtttCTTAGTTAGTCACAACATCTAACCTCATCACTTTTGGTATCTCATCTTGATGTGATGTTGGTCGTATAAACTCTCTAACTTTTTTTCTTAATGAAACATGTGCTACGCACGTTgtcgaaaaaagaaaagaaagataaaAGGCCAACTTCATGATTTATTTGGCAAGGAAATTAAAACACACAGATTGCAAGAGTAGCACAAAGGAAAAGTAACAAGCACAACTACCATAGAAAAGGGATAACATGAATCCAAACTAGTAGTTACACAATATTTAAATTTGTCTGCCCTGCAATAGATTGAAGGAATCTTGGCACTGGAGGTGTCTCAACTTCAGACAGACACTCGAGAAACTGCACCACCTCACTCATTGTAGgtcgatcaaactcaacatcttgAATACACCAACACGCGACTTTACAAACTCTCTCAACCTCCTCCATGTTGGCTTCACCCAGCAGGTTTGCATCCACCAGACTAGCAATGTCTCCATCCACAAGACCGCACGCAACTCGCACCGGAAAATACGCTTCATGCACACCATCTTGGGACGATTGTTGTTTGCTCGCGTTCCTGCTACCTGATATGATCTCTAACAAAACCATCCCATAGCTGTAAACGTCGACTTTTGATGTGATGGCAGTCCCACTGATCCATTCAAGAGCAAGGTATCCTATGGTTCCTCTCATTGTAGTCACAACCTGGCTGAAATCCCTTCCCAAAAACTTGGCCATTCCAAAGTCTGCAACTTTAGGagtgaaagacccatctagaaGTATGTTCTCTGGTTTGATATCGCAGTGTATGATACAGTCCCTGCAACTAGCATGCAGATAGGCTAGTCCTCTAGCAACTCCAAGGGCTATTTGGTACCTGACAGTCCAATCCAGCACggtgccattgccattgccattgctTTGGAAGAGATGGGAATCCAGGGAGCCATTGGGCATGTACTCGTACACAAGTAATCTCCTGTCACCGTCACAACAAAACCCAATCAGTTTAACCAAGTTGACATGCTGGACTACCCCCGTTGAGCTCACCTCAGCCCTGAACTGCTTCTCTCCTTGCCGGACTCCATCGAGCCTCTTCACAGCTATGGTCGTCGAATCACTTAGCGAACCTTTAAACACTGAACCGAAACTGCCAGCCCCCAACTTCTCTGAAAAATTCTTGGTTGCATACTGCAAATCAGCATATCGAAA
This window of the Sorghum bicolor cultivar BTx623 chromosome 7, Sorghum_bicolor_NCBIv3, whole genome shotgun sequence genome carries:
- the LOC8076595 gene encoding 60S ribosomal protein L34, with translation MVQRLTYRKRHSYATKSNQTRVVKTPGGRLVYQYTKKRASGPKCPVTGKKIQGIPHLRPAEYKRSRLSRNRRTVNRPYGGVLSGTAVRERIIRAFLVEEQKIVKKVLKIQKTKDKASKS